In a genomic window of Anaeromicrobium sediminis:
- a CDS encoding MerR family transcriptional regulator produces the protein MKKEREYLISDFAKMFNITKRTLQYYDKIDLLKPAYVKENGYRIYGENELGKLIEILIWKNIGLESDHIKKIFKDKTKENISNILEEAEEKINEEIRRIQYIKENIEVMKSNINTRTNSYDGIQIKELEERISVEIISKGFNLNQLEEIMAEGTEILKKTIAERIPFIEFGLIFNKDAVISENYTKYKGFYYSIPYNYKRKDTILMKKGKYICQWYEGKIDGIPNVIMNLMAWINSKGYDITGYILYSESFSSLYHDDYEYTYGEIQILIRENE, from the coding sequence ATGAAAAAAGAAAGGGAATATCTTATAAGTGACTTTGCCAAAATGTTCAATATAACAAAGAGAACTTTGCAGTACTACGATAAAATAGACCTCCTAAAACCTGCATATGTTAAGGAAAATGGATATCGCATTTATGGCGAAAATGAGTTGGGAAAATTAATAGAAATCCTCATATGGAAAAATATTGGACTAGAAAGTGATCACATAAAAAAGATTTTTAAGGATAAAACAAAAGAGAATATATCAAATATATTAGAGGAAGCTGAAGAAAAAATTAATGAGGAAATTAGACGGATACAGTATATAAAGGAAAATATAGAAGTGATGAAATCAAATATTAATACTAGAACTAATTCATATGATGGAATTCAAATTAAGGAGCTAGAAGAAAGGATTAGTGTAGAGATAATTTCTAAGGGATTCAATCTTAATCAACTAGAAGAAATTATGGCAGAAGGGACGGAAATCCTAAAGAAAACAATAGCTGAAAGAATTCCATTTATTGAATTTGGACTTATATTTAACAAAGATGCAGTAATATCTGAAAATTATACTAAATATAAAGGATTTTACTATTCAATTCCATATAACTATAAAAGGAAAGACACAATCTTAATGAAAAAAGGAAAGTATATATGCCAGTGGTATGAAGGAAAAATAGATGGAATACCAAATGTGATTATGAATTTAATGGCCTGGATAAATTCTAAGGGCTATGATATTACTGGGTATATTTTGTACTCAGAATCATTTAGTTCCTTGTATCATGATGATTACGAATATACTTATGGAGAAATCCAAATATTAATCAGGGAAAATGAATAA
- a CDS encoding YetF domain-containing protein, which yields MKLYLEIIIQTFLAFFSILFITRLLGRQQVSQLAFHDYINGITFGSIAATLATDLENRTMQHFLGLILFGILTWLISSISLKNRSFRKVVEGEPVLIIQNGKILEKNLKRVRYNIDELNILLRQNDCLSPEDIEYGLLEANGKLSVFKKSDKNTVTLGDLNIISKVESIPTEIIIGGQIIYENLRKRKLSGKDLISKLKGNGVKRIEEVMYATIDEDGNMYVDKYEDKLQDKVDFSENNKDV from the coding sequence ATGAAATTATATTTAGAGATTATAATTCAGACATTTTTAGCATTTTTCTCCATATTATTTATTACTAGACTTTTAGGAAGACAGCAGGTATCCCAGTTAGCCTTTCATGATTATATAAACGGTATAACTTTTGGCTCAATAGCGGCAACATTGGCAACTGACCTTGAGAATAGAACAATGCAGCATTTTCTTGGACTCATCTTATTTGGCATACTTACATGGTTAATTTCAAGTATTTCTTTAAAAAATAGAAGTTTTAGAAAAGTAGTAGAAGGAGAGCCTGTATTAATTATACAGAATGGTAAGATATTGGAAAAGAACTTAAAGCGAGTTAGATATAATATTGATGAACTTAATATACTTCTGAGGCAGAATGATTGTTTATCCCCAGAAGACATTGAATATGGGTTATTAGAGGCAAATGGAAAGCTAAGTGTATTTAAAAAAAGTGATAAAAATACAGTAACACTAGGAGACTTAAATATAATATCTAAAGTTGAAAGCATACCTACGGAAATAATTATAGGAGGGCAAATTATATACGAGAATTTAAGAAAAAGAAAATTAAGTGGTAAAGATCTAATAAGTAAACTTAAAGGTAATGGGGTAAAGAGAATTGAAGAAGTTATGTATGCAACTATAGATGAAGACGGCAACATGTATGTTGATAAATATGAAGATAAATTACAAGACAAGGTGGATTTTAGTGAAAACAATAAAGACGTATAA